The Oxyura jamaicensis isolate SHBP4307 breed ruddy duck chromosome 9, BPBGC_Ojam_1.0, whole genome shotgun sequence genome includes the window GGCCATGGAGGACCGGAGGCCTAAGGTATTGCAGTGGTTTCAGGTTTCAATAAACTTTAAGAAATGGAAGTGGGACAGCTAAACTTGTTGggtgtttttaatcttttcctaTGTATGAGTGCCTACAATAATCTAAAATTACTTCTCTCTCATGCGTTTACATTTCAGTCAGCTTTGGCTGAGAACCTCACCAGCTTGCCCTGCTGTGATTTCTGTTCagcttcatttgaaaatgaagtcttaaatatttatatcttgGAAGCAACGTTAAAGCTTTATTGTATGCATATGGTATTTATTGCTACTTGTTGTCATGTTAAATGTGTACTGGGCTATTTGCTGGATAAATCACTGCTGCAATGAGCATATTCCTCTCATGTTCCCTAAGCAGTGCTTAAATTTGCAGCTTCGGGTTACACAAATataaatccttatttttaagaaatggtATATTTAGAAGGTAAGTTGTTCTTGAAATTACTCTGGAAAGGAGGTGATTTCAAAGTGATGAAGTGGGGCCTCTTCCTTCCTTACGCTGCCAGAGACGACGCTCTTTCAGTAAATGCTCAATTCTAGgagcatttttgaaaaaagtaCTATGGTAGAAAGTCATAGAGTCTAGGGGTGGTGTTAGAGTAAAACAACTTTTAGCACTGCTGCCTCATCACACTACAGTTCCCAGCATGCTCTAAATAGTACCAGGGAAGAAACTGACATGGCAAGTAAACAAAACTACAGCAAAAACTCCTCCAAGTAGCATTTCAGTGATCACCGAAAAgtttctgcaaataaataaatattttgactaTCCTGCTGAAGTTCCGTTGCCTACCTCACTGGTTTGTGCCCTTCAAGACATGCTCTCTTGTAAGGACTAAGTTTAGGATTCTTTAGAACATGATGAAATGGTACACGCTGAAATGATAGTCAGTTCTGTGAAAAATCTTGCCTTCAGCAAGTCCTCTTCTGCACACCGGGCATCCTGCTGCAGGCGAGCAGCTGGAGAGGAGAGCAAAGCAACTTCTGTCCTACCTGCTGAGAAGAAGCCCGGGTCCTGGCTGATACTTCCATTGCTCACAGGCACTCGCAGTACCAGCTGTGGTTTCCCAAGCATTGCACAAACCTTCTCCTGGCTCCTTACCTCATCGTTAGTCATCATTCCCTGTCTGCTGCCTTGTCCAAGGCACCCTTCTGGCAGAGCCTCTTCCTGCGCAGCTCCTGGGACTCCAGTGGCAAAGCCAAGGATTCTAACACTTCTATTTGCTCCAGAAAGCCCCCACGGAGCCAGAGCAGGAGCCcttgctctcctgcagcagcaaaatcAGGCAGAGCACCCCAAATCAACCACATGGGAGCAAAGCTGCAGAAGCTAGCGATTACGGCAACCATTAATCAGCGCAGCCTGCAAAGTGACTTATTTCTTGGTGATGATGCAAGAGGAGGAACAAGCCCAGCTTGCTTCAGGCTGAATGCAAAGCTCTGGCAGCTCGAAAAGTCCCGtgcttctgctgccagctgACGCCATCAGATCTGGAAGTGGTTTGGAGGCTCAGGGCCTCACCAGGGTGGCTCGCGGGACGGAGCAAGCCACACAAAGCAGGAGGACGCGGGCATCTCCTTCCCTCCAGAGACCACGTGGGTTCTGCAGGTGATTTATTGCACCCTGGGGGAAGGATGCTGagtgctgcttgtttttttgctCTCCAACAGCCTCCAGCCTCTTGCCATAACAGTATATTATGCCCAGGTTAGGAGAAACTTACTAAGACTTGCAGATGGGTTTTGACAAAGAACCGTTAATAGTAAtaacaactaaaaaaataaataaatgaggctGCGAGAGAAAATACCTTGCtccttttcttgtgttttcccTGGATGGGGCACCTGGAGCTTAACGCTTCCAAAATCATAGCACAGTCGAGCTTTGCCCAAGCTGAGCACTAAGCAATGGCCGAGGGATTCACGCCAGGAACCGCTCCATCTGTGGCATCGTGATGGTAGGAAGTGGGAGGCGACCAAGATCAGCAAGATCTCCCAGCAGGATGATGTACAGCTCTGCAATTAGCTTTCAGGGCAATTAGCATCCAGGAAAATCCTGTGTGAGGCTTCTCATcgcagccagcccctgccccagccagcCATGGCTTTCCCCACAGGGAGGAGATCAGTCTCCTCCCACCCTGCGTCCCCAGACTGCCCCAGCTTCATGCCGCCAGCTGGATCAGGAGCTTTTTAAGCGACACAGGGTCAGCAGTGTCATTCAGCGTGGTTTAGTCCGCAGAGCATCGTACTACAGCCGCCTTCCTGCTGAGCATGGTGATAAGATGGTGGCTGTGCCGAGCAGCAGCCCCCGTTGCGCATCAGATAAGGCTCCacgtgttttgttttgttttttctgttttcaactCTGCTCTCTCTGACTGCATGCCGCTGGTGTAGCACAGACAATGATCTCCTCCGAGGCCACAGAGCAAGCGGTTCCTTGCTGCAGAGAAAACCCAGCAGCTTCGGTTTGCTCCTCGGGAAGATCCCAGCCATCGCTCCCAGGACACAGCGGATGCGTCACAGCCTCCGTGCTGGGCAGAAGGGCTGCCACAGCATGCGGGGTGAAAGATCTGCCCCCGTCCCAAGGCACGCAGAAATAGTCACAGAAATGTTAAAGCATGGTGTGAAGTCTCACCTGTTCTCACTGCAAAATTCCTGCTTTGAAGATTTCAGTAACGCCGTGGCATTAGCTCGGCAGAGGCCACCGTCGGAGGGGGCAGACAGCCTGGGTGCATTatctcagtgctgctggggtgcCTGCCCCTGTTGAAACAACTTCCCTTGCTTtcctctaaagaaaaaaaaataaaatatgatccTCCCTGGGTGAGAGCAGCAGAGCGAAATGACGTCTCAGCCTCACCAATAGTGCCTTGGAGTTTCCTCCAGGGGTGCGATGGGCCAGCAAAAATACCCATGGTGATGCAAGAACCCGGCTGCAGAGTCTGGCCTGGAGGCACGCTGACGTGACATTTTGTTTCACTGCCTTGTTGGgtcaaggttttgtttttttgttgttgttgttaaatggGCTCTAGGTTTGCTCATcattaaatctctctttttctcacaCACCTCCCACATCAAGCTCATTTATGTTAATTAAGGCTGCGTGGACATTGTGCTTCCACTCCGAGTTTTGCATCTTGAGCGACAGTGGCACCTCTCAATGCCTATTCATTAAAACCCTGTTCCTGCACCAGCCTTTCACGTGAATATCACCAAATCCCAGCTACCTCCATGCCTGCTCACCCAACCGATTTTACCCCCCTGCTTGCCCACCCACCCAGAGCACAACATCCTCGCTCGGCTGTGGGAACACAGGTGGGGAGGCTAGAGCCATGAGGGATTCCCCAGCTGGCACCTGATTCACTTCTGGCTATTTCTGTCTGAAACAGGGCCAGAAAGCAGCCATTTGCTGAGGCGGATCTGACAGTCTTCCCTGAGTCTTTCCACATTAAGCTGGCTCCCCTCCTgtagcatccctgcccatggctccACGCTGGGGTTTCTGCACCCCCGGGTTTTGCTTGCCCATTTATCACAGAGCACGCCCCGACTGGTGCCAGGAAAGATAAACGTGATAAAAACAGTACTGGCAATATAATTTATTCTCGTGACTTTTGGTCAGTATTTTACATCGTTGCCACTCGAGGTTCTTTCCAAGGGGCTCTTTTAGCCAGGATCCAAGCAGCAACGCACCAAAACGCCCCGCTGGCACCACCTTGTCTCACCGCCACGCCGGGCGCTGCCAGCGGCAGTgccacagccagggcagggtggggtggggatggggactgTTCTGCTCGGGGCACCGTCACTGtttcaatccttttttttcttagtgataTATCCCACAGAGACATCCAGGCTGAAGTTTCAGTGACAAATCCAGCAAGACAGAGCTCTCACTCTTACTTCTTTCACCTTCTGCACATAGATTTCAACCCTTGCCCTCCAGAACCCACAAATGCAAAGTGGTCACCATGGAAGTTCCCAAGCACCGGGGCGGCTTTGGGGTTTCACAGCTCACACCAGGAGTCAACCACAGGCTTCAGCAGTGCCAGCGCCATGCAGCCACGTGCCAGGGTGGTGCATTGGCCCCTGGGCACGTCCTTTGGGCAGACGTGGAGGGCAGCTGTGGCAggctgaataaataaaagcaaccgCCCTGTATGGAGGAAAGCACTTCCCCGCCGGGTGGCCCAGGGGCGAGGAcgtgcccagagcagcagcaccaaaaTGCTGCTTGTCAGCCGCTCCGTCTCATGGCCAAGGTCTCGCCCACGCTCACCATCCTGAGTGCCACTGGCCCTTTCTCCTCCTCGTCCCCATCCATCAGTAAGGGCTGGATGCCCCGCACCGGCTCTTCAACATTTTTAGCAGCTTTTGCTTGAGCATGAGGAAGACCACAGCGAAGGCCACCAGGAGGGTCAGGCAGGTGGGCAGGGCGAGCACCAGGTAGAGGAGGGCCAGGTTGGCCACCTTCCAGCGGCAGGCCCTCAGGACGGTCTCGGGCAGCGCCCGGGCGCTCAGCGTCCTGGAGTCATAGCTGCAGGTCACCTCGCGCCCGTCGGGGACACGCAGCTGCTCCACGCGCTGCAGGGACTCCCACCAGCCCAGCGTGCAGCAGTTGTAGGGGTTGCGGCTGAGGTAGAGCTCCTGCAGGCTCCTCGCCAGGGGCGTCCGCGCCACGTCCGTGGGCAGAGCCGGGAGGCAGTTGTCCCGGAGGTCGAGGCTGCGCAGCTTGACGGCGCTCAGAGACGCGGGAAGCGCGCTCAGTGAATTCCCTGACAAGTCCAAGGCCACGAGGCTCTGTAAGGCAGAGAAGTCCACCACAGCGGAGGAGAGGCTGGTGTTCCGGAGGGACAAAACCCGTAGTGTGGCAGCAAGGTCTTGAAGCCACCCCGGGTCCCCAGCCAGGGCCTGCTGGTTGTCAGAGAGGTCCAGGTGTGTCAGCGATGTCCCTCGGAAGGGCTGGCCGTCCAGTCCCCGCAAACCACAGCCAGCCAAGTAGAGGCGACTCAAGGTCTCGATTCCCCTGATGTCCACGCAGGGAGGACTCTCCACCTCGCTTGCAACAGCCGGCTGGGGACACAGGTCAAGCCGGTTGCGGCTGAGGTCAACTGTAGTGATCTTCCTGGTGTAGGTGAAGACTTCGGCAGGGAGCACCCGCAGCCTGTTGGTGCTGAGGttgaagagctgcaggctgggcaggaTGGCACCGGCACCCACCTGCAGCTCCACGAGCTGGTTCTGGCTGAGGTCAAGGTCCGTCAGCATGGCCAAGGGGTCCTCCTCTGACAGGTGGAATGTCTCCAGGCAGTTCTGGTTGAGCTTCAGGTGGGTCAGGGAGGGCATCTTGGCCAGGAAGCCCTCCGGCAGG containing:
- the NRROS gene encoding transforming growth factor beta activator LRRC33 isoform X3, which codes for MEALLPGLSLLLVLLAAGWGNGVGAAWAMSPGGCKHVQSTADCTGRWLSSVPGNLQGDIEELLLNDNTIQVLGRASLLPYPQLKHLSLSKNRLKLIEPGAFLGSQGLHVLSLADNLLFTNYSQTAAALSALPALRTLDLSGNCLTEDMLSVLLLNLPSLESLSVARNIIMRLDSSVFTNLTQLLELNLEKNYIFEIDQAFEGLQKLQRLNIAYNYMPCIVDFGLTQLKVLNVSHNIIEWFLAFENDDLFELEVLDLSHNRLLFFPVLPRQSKLHSLLLKDNELSFYQRLPNGTSLADVTVQFLIIDGNSTNITTVNLWDEVCYSNLSSLRLLDMSQNQFWYLPEGFLAKMPSLTHLKLNQNCLETFHLSEEDPLAMLTDLDLSQNQLVELQVGAGAILPSLQLFNLSTNRLRVLPAEVFTYTRKITTVDLSRNRLDLCPQPAVASEVESPPCVDIRGIETLSRLYLAGCGLRGLDGQPFRGTSLTHLDLSDNQQALAGDPGWLQDLAATLRVLSLRNTSLSSAVVDFSALQSLVALDLSGNSLSALPASLSAVKLRSLDLRDNCLPALPTDVARTPLARSLQELYLSRNPYNCCTLGWWESLQRVEQLRVPDGREVTCSYDSRTLSARALPETVLRACRWKVANLALLYLVLALPTCLTLLVAFAVVFLMLKQKLLKMLKSRCGASSPY